Proteins encoded in a region of the Zea mays cultivar B73 chromosome 2, Zm-B73-REFERENCE-NAM-5.0, whole genome shotgun sequence genome:
- the LOC100303875 gene encoding Hydrophobic protein OSR8: MADGRCCTFLEILFAIILPPLGVFLRFGCCRIEFCICLLLTILGYVPGIIYAIYVLVALDSDQHEREYYTLA, from the exons ATGGCGGACGGCCGCTGCTGCACCTTCCTGGAGATCCTCTTCGCCATCATCCTCCCGCCCCTCGGCGTCTTCCTCCGATTCGGCTGCTGCAGA ATAGAGTTCTGCATCTGCCTGCTGCTCACAATCCTTGGCTACGTCCCCGGAATCATCTACGCGATCTATGTCCTTGTTGCTCTCGACTCTGACCAGCACGAGAGGGAATACTACACCCTTGCTTAG